One region of Hymenobacter sediminicola genomic DNA includes:
- a CDS encoding ABC transporter ATP-binding protein, whose product MLNPVIDTHDISKMYRMGTEEIHALRSVTITIQRGEYVAFMGPSGSGKSTLMNIVGCLDTPTGGRYILNGKDVSRMTDNQLADVRNKEIGFVFQTFNLLPRATSLDNVALPLIYAGYSKSDREEKAMAALRSVGLAERAKHRPNELSGGQRQRVAIARALVNDPSIILADEPTGNLDTKTSHEIMDLFEALYVKGNTIIMVTHEEDIARYAHRIVRLRDGLVESDQENTDIATHHEQLAK is encoded by the coding sequence ATGCTGAACCCCGTTATCGACACCCACGACATCTCGAAGATGTACCGCATGGGCACCGAGGAAATCCATGCCTTGCGCTCGGTTACCATCACCATCCAGCGCGGCGAGTACGTTGCCTTCATGGGTCCTTCCGGCTCCGGTAAGTCTACGCTCATGAACATCGTCGGCTGCCTCGACACGCCTACCGGTGGCCGCTACATTCTTAATGGCAAGGATGTAAGCCGCATGACCGACAACCAGTTGGCAGATGTGCGCAACAAGGAAATCGGCTTCGTTTTCCAGACGTTCAACCTGCTGCCCCGCGCCACCTCTCTCGATAATGTGGCTCTCCCGCTCATCTATGCGGGCTACAGCAAGTCGGACCGCGAAGAAAAGGCCATGGCTGCACTACGCAGTGTGGGCCTAGCCGAGCGCGCCAAGCACCGCCCTAACGAGCTTTCGGGTGGTCAGCGGCAGCGCGTGGCTATTGCCCGAGCCCTTGTTAACGACCCCAGCATTATTCTGGCCGATGAACCTACCGGTAACCTCGATACCAAGACCAGCCACGAAATCATGGACCTGTTCGAGGCTCTCTACGTGAAAGGCAACACTATCATCATGGTGACCCACGAAGAGGATATAGCCCGTTACGCCCACCGCATTGTGCGCCTCCGCGACGGACTGGTGGAATCCGACCAGGAAAACACGGATATAGCCACGCACCACGAGCAGCTAGCCAAGTAG
- a CDS encoding branched-chain amino acid aminotransferase produces MLDTVTIRTQRTSASRLQHLDPEHIEFGKIFSDHMFVVDYRDGEWQDAQLLPYGDISVSPANSALHYGQAIFEGMKAYKNADGDITLFRPHDNLHRLNASAERMCMPQIPEELFMQGLTQLIRLDAEWVPNTQGSALYIRPLMFATDGFIGVRPSENYRLLIFTCPVGLYYSKPLRVRFEEKYVRSVEGGAGYAKNAGNYGAAMYPTKLAQLEGYNQLIWTDASEHRYVEESGTMNAIFILDGKLITPELSSSILDGITRRSVLQLARDWGMTVEERKVSAVEVMQALSEGRLQEAFGVGTAATIASISVIGYQGHDHELPTPGEDAFSLRAGATLHAIRTGQAPDTHGWMVVV; encoded by the coding sequence ATGCTCGACACCGTGACCATCCGGACCCAGCGTACTTCAGCTTCTCGTCTGCAACACCTAGACCCCGAACATATTGAGTTCGGCAAAATCTTCTCCGACCACATGTTTGTGGTCGACTACCGCGACGGGGAGTGGCAGGACGCGCAGTTACTGCCCTACGGCGATATTTCCGTAAGTCCTGCTAATTCGGCGCTACATTACGGGCAGGCCATTTTTGAGGGTATGAAAGCCTACAAGAACGCCGACGGTGACATCACGCTATTTCGTCCTCACGATAATCTGCACCGTCTCAATGCCTCGGCCGAACGGATGTGCATGCCCCAGATTCCTGAAGAACTGTTCATGCAGGGACTCACCCAACTGATCCGTCTCGATGCCGAGTGGGTGCCTAATACCCAAGGCAGCGCCCTGTACATCCGTCCGCTGATGTTTGCCACGGATGGTTTCATTGGCGTCCGTCCATCAGAAAACTACCGCTTGTTGATCTTCACCTGCCCAGTGGGCCTCTACTACAGCAAGCCGCTACGGGTACGTTTCGAGGAGAAGTATGTGCGGTCAGTGGAAGGTGGCGCTGGCTACGCCAAAAATGCCGGTAACTATGGCGCTGCCATGTATCCTACCAAACTGGCCCAGTTGGAAGGCTACAATCAGCTCATCTGGACCGATGCCTCGGAGCATCGTTATGTAGAGGAATCCGGCACCATGAATGCCATCTTCATCCTTGATGGTAAGCTGATAACGCCTGAGCTTAGCAGCTCTATTCTGGATGGGATCACGCGCCGCAGCGTGCTACAGCTGGCCCGCGACTGGGGTATGACAGTAGAAGAGCGTAAAGTTTCGGCAGTAGAAGTAATGCAGGCCCTTTCAGAAGGCCGCCTGCAGGAAGCATTTGGGGTAGGTACTGCAGCTACCATTGCGTCTATTTCCGTTATCGGCTACCAAGGCCATGACCACGAACTGCCTACGCCCGGCGAAGATGCCTTCTCACTGCGTGCCGGCGCCACGCTACATGCTATCCGTACTGGCCAGGCCCCTGATACACATGGCTGGATGGTGGTGGTTTAA
- a CDS encoding cob(I)yrinic acid a,c-diamide adenosyltransferase, with protein sequence MKIYTKTGDKGLTSLIGGTRVPKSSLRIDCYGTVDELNSYIGLLRDQDVNAPRRDLLKEIQDRLFTIGASLASDPEKSKMKIPDLHEADVTLLEAEMDQMNTHLPELRVFILPGGHQSVSFAHVARCVCRRAERLVIELRETSFVADLVVMYLNRLSDYLFVLSRQMGHDLGAEEVAWQPRM encoded by the coding sequence ATGAAAATATATACCAAGACCGGCGACAAAGGCCTTACCTCCCTTATCGGTGGCACGCGTGTTCCGAAGTCTAGCCTCCGCATCGACTGCTACGGAACCGTTGACGAACTTAATTCCTACATCGGCCTGCTACGCGACCAGGATGTGAATGCGCCGCGCCGCGACCTGCTCAAAGAAATTCAGGACCGGTTGTTCACGATTGGGGCTTCCCTTGCTTCCGATCCGGAGAAATCAAAGATGAAAATTCCGGATTTGCATGAGGCTGACGTAACGCTCTTGGAAGCCGAAATGGATCAGATGAACACGCATCTGCCCGAGTTGCGCGTGTTCATTCTGCCCGGCGGCCATCAGTCGGTATCGTTTGCACACGTGGCCCGGTGTGTGTGCCGCCGCGCCGAACGACTGGTAATTGAGTTGCGCGAAACCTCATTTGTAGCCGACTTGGTAGTCATGTATCTGAACCGACTCTCCGATTATCTGTTTGTGCTCAGTCGGCAAATGGGCCACGACCTCGGCGCAGAAGAAGTGGCATGGCAGCCTCGCATGTAG